Proteins from a single region of Lepus europaeus isolate LE1 chromosome 4, mLepTim1.pri, whole genome shotgun sequence:
- the LOC133758883 gene encoding olfactory receptor 2T29-like, with protein MDNTTWMAAHPGQLYFIFVGLFHQSQHPALLCMVIFVVFLMALSGNTVLILLIHSNAHLHTAMYFFVSQLSLMDTVYICVTVPRMLLGQVTGMNKISVPECGVQMFLYLTVGGSECFLLAAMAYDRFVAICHPLRYPVLMNHRMCLLLASGCWFLGSVDGFMLTPITMTFPFCRSHEIHHYFCEVPAVIKLSCSDTSLYESLMYLCCVLMLLIPVTIISSSYSFILFTIHRMNSTEGRKKAFATCSSHMTVVILMYGTAIYSYMLPSSYHSPEKDMVVTVFYTIITPGLNPLIYSFRNKDVTRALRKTLSECCHGGNSSVGNWHTNGFFSFSPQVDV; from the coding sequence ATGGATAACACCACCTGGATGGCCGCCCACCCAGGGCAGCTGTATTTCATCTTTGTGGGACTCTTCCATCAATCCCAGCACCCTGCTCTTCTCTGCATGGTCATTTTTGTGGTTTTCCTGATGGCCTTGTCTGGAAACACTGTGCTCATCCTGCTGATACACTCCAATGCCCACCTGCACACGGCCATGTACTTTTTCGTCAGCCAGCTGTCCCTCATGGACACGGTGTACATCTGTGTCACTGTGCCCAGGATGCTCTTGGGCCAGGTCACGGGAATGAACAAGATCTCAGTCCCTGAATGTGGGGTGCAGATGTTCCTCTACTTGACTGTAGGTGGTTCAGAATGCTTCCTTCTGGCTGCCATGGCCTACGACCGCTTTGTGGCCATCTGCCATCCTCTCCGGTACCCTGTCCTCATGAACCACAGGATGTGTctcctgctggcttctggctgctggttccTGGGGTCGGTGGATGGCTTCATGCTCACTCCCATCACCATGACCTTCCCCTTCTGCAGGTCGCATGAGATCCATCACTACTTCTGTGAGGTCCCTGCTGTCATCAAGCTCTCCTGCTCGGACACTTCCCTGTATGAGAGCCTCATGTACCTGTGCTGTGTCCTCATGCTCCTCATCCCTGTCACAATTATTTCAAGCTCTTATTCCTTCATCCTCTTCACCATCCACAGGATGAACTCAACAGAGGGCAGGAAGAAGGCCTttgccacctgctcctcccatATGACCGTGGTCATTCTCATGTATGGGACTGCCATCTATAGCTACATGCTCCCCAGCTCCTACCACTCTCCTGAGAAGGACATGGTGGTGACTGTATTTTACACCATAATCACTCCTGGGTTGAACCCCTTAATCTACAGTTTTAGGAACAAGGATGTTACCAGGGCTCTGAGGAAAACGCTGAGTGAGTGCTGCCATGGAGGAAATAGTTCAGTAGGGAATTGGCACACTAACGGCTTCTTTTCATTCTCTCCACAAGTGGATGTGTAG
- the LOC133758641 gene encoding olfactory receptor 2T27-like codes for MDQDNQTSTDFILLGFFPEFRYPDLLIFLLLVFYILAFAGNSVLILLIGLDARLHTPMYFLLSQMSVIDLIFISSTVPKTVANYCTGIKSISFFACAAQMFFFLSLGLTECMLLTFMAYDRYVAVCSPLRYAVLMRPRVCLQVTALAWVGGALGALVNTWYPMSFPICGPRVINHYLCEILAILRMSCIDTSVYEMVKFVSTITFLLIPFSLILASYILIFLTVLRMNSPKGRHKALTTCCSHLTVVSLFFGQAMFVHLTPDSSHTPKQDQIGAVLGTIVTPMLNPLIYSLRNKEVLEALKKCMGRCCD; via the coding sequence ATGGACCAGGACAATCAAACCTCAACTGATTTTATCCTTCTGGGATTCTTTCCTGAGTTCAGGTACCCTGACCTCCTCATCTTCCTACTCCTCGTCTTCTACATCCTTGCCTTTGCAGGAAACTCTGTCCTCATCCTGCTCATTGGCCTGGATGCCCGCCTCCACACCCCCATGTACTTCCTGCTCAGCCAGATGTCTGTCATTGATTTGATTTTCATCTCCAGCACAGTCCCCAAGACAGTCGCCAACTACTGCACAGGGATTAAGAGCATTTCCTTCTTTGCGTGCGCTGCTCAgatgtttttcttcctctcccttggCCTTACTGAGTGCATGCTCCTGACCTTCATGGCCTACGACCGTTACGTGGCTGTCTGCAGCCCCCTGAGATATGCAGTTCTCATGCGGCCCAGGGTCTGTCTACAGGTGACTGCCTTAGCCTGGGTTGGAGGTGCCCTTGGAGCCCTTGTCAACACTTGGTACCCAATGAGTTTTCCTATTTGTGGCCCCAGGGTGATTAATCACTACCTGTGTGAGATCCTGGCTATACTGAGAATGTCTTGTATAGACACATCAGTCTATGAGATGGTGAAATTTGTGTCAACCATCACATTTCTCCTGATCCCCTTTAGCCTCATTCTTGCCTCCTACATCCTCATCTTCCTCACTGTTCTCAGGATGAACTCTCCCAAGGGGAGGCACAAAGCTCTGACTACCTGCTGCTCCCACCTGACAGTGGTGAGTCTCTTCTTTGGTCAGGCCATGTTCGTCCACCTGACACCAGATTCTTCCCACACACCTAAGCAAGACCAGATAGGAGCTGTGCTTGGCACCATTGTGACACCCATGCTGAACCCCCTCATCTACAGTCTGAGGAACAAGGAAGTGTTGGAAGCCCTAAAGAAGTGCATGGGAAGGTGTTGTGACTGA